A stretch of Methanobrevibacter sp. YE315 DNA encodes these proteins:
- a CDS encoding TIGR01177 family methyltransferase, translating into MELLCIQSQEHPQLPIAELKAVMECENIEADIEIITEGLLILKNISKEDICHYYETLTKRLGYTHEVHELIKKSNVEDLERDVSAIEWCDYIDETFAVRVKRFHSEIDTVGTERKMGSLILANCDNIKVNLTKPKSLVRVVAFENDIYVAIERIKLNKKHFEDSKPHKRPFFYPGSMNPKLARCMVNLSRVKEGELLLDPFCGTGGILIEAGLIGCKVVGSDIYWKMKNGTSINLDYYGITDYRTFNLDVRELKMYEKVASVVTDPPYGISTSTGDIDGDDIFKEFFYAIYDNMRDDAYLCMASPHYVDLQPMVDEVGFEIIEQYGIKMHRSLTRIITVIRKKSD; encoded by the coding sequence ATGGAATTATTATGTATACAATCTCAAGAACATCCTCAGTTACCTATAGCTGAGTTGAAGGCAGTTATGGAATGCGAAAACATTGAAGCAGACATTGAAATAATAACTGAAGGATTGCTTATTTTAAAAAATATTTCCAAAGAGGATATTTGCCATTATTATGAAACTTTAACAAAAAGGTTGGGCTATACTCATGAGGTCCATGAACTCATAAAAAAATCCAATGTTGAGGACTTGGAAAGGGATGTTTCAGCCATTGAATGGTGTGATTATATAGATGAGACTTTTGCGGTTCGCGTAAAGAGATTCCATTCCGAAATAGATACTGTAGGGACAGAAAGAAAGATGGGTTCATTAATTCTTGCTAATTGTGATAATATTAAGGTTAATTTAACAAAACCGAAATCATTAGTCCGTGTTGTCGCATTTGAAAATGATATTTATGTGGCTATTGAAAGAATCAAGTTAAACAAAAAGCATTTTGAAGACAGCAAACCTCATAAAAGACCATTCTTCTATCCAGGGTCAATGAATCCGAAATTAGCAAGATGCATGGTTAACTTATCAAGAGTGAAGGAAGGCGAATTATTATTGGATCCATTCTGTGGAACCGGTGGTATTCTAATTGAAGCGGGATTGATTGGCTGTAAGGTTGTCGGTTCCGATATCTATTGGAAAATGAAAAATGGAACTTCCATCAATTTGGATTATTATGGAATCACAGACTACAGGACATTTAATTTAGATGTTCGCGAACTTAAAATGTATGAAAAGGTAGCTAGTGTCGTCACTGACCCTCCTTATGGTATTTCCACTTCAACAGGAGATATTGATGGTGATGATATATTTAAGGAATTCTTTTATGCAATCTATGATAACATGAGAGATGATGCATATCTTTGTATGGCCAGCCCTCATTATGTGGATTTGCAGCCTATGGTTGATGAAGTGGGCTTTGAGATTATAGAGCAATATGGCATTAAAATGCATAGAAGTTTAACAAGAATCATTACTGTAATACGTAAAAAATCAGATTAA